A single window of Bradyrhizobium daqingense DNA harbors:
- a CDS encoding efflux RND transporter periplasmic adaptor subunit, whose product MSPTEPRSPVSHRKLGIFGVVALIAAGLVVGTGIRAREEQGTKLKEWTDDQAIPSVAVTQPNAKALHATLDLPGRLEAYYRAPIFARVSGYLKSWNADIGARVKAGQVIAEIEAPDLDQQLLQARADLASQQASARLSEATLNRRKTLVASNFVSAQEIDERTADLSNKNAAVNSGKANVERLEALAGYKKITAPFDGVVTARDTDVGALINAGGGSGPAMFVISDITKLRVYVNVPQNYVPAIKIGAKATITLPEYPNRTFQATVEASSQAVDVASGTTRMQLGLDNSSGELMPGGYASVKLNLQRDSAPLSIPASALIFNSSGLRVATVGPDDKVLFKPVTIARDLGREIELASGIAADDRVITAPPDGLSDGDAVRVVGAKAKPATASEKQAPRS is encoded by the coding sequence ATGTCGCCCACTGAACCCCGCTCCCCGGTGTCGCACCGGAAACTGGGCATCTTCGGCGTGGTGGCGCTGATTGCGGCAGGCCTCGTCGTCGGTACCGGCATCCGAGCCCGCGAGGAGCAGGGCACCAAGCTGAAGGAATGGACCGACGATCAGGCCATTCCCAGCGTCGCGGTGACCCAACCCAACGCCAAGGCGCTCCACGCCACCCTCGATCTGCCCGGCCGGCTCGAAGCCTATTATCGCGCCCCGATTTTTGCGCGCGTGTCGGGATACCTGAAGAGCTGGAACGCCGACATCGGCGCCCGCGTCAAGGCAGGGCAGGTGATCGCCGAGATCGAGGCGCCGGACCTCGATCAGCAGCTCTTGCAAGCCCGCGCCGACCTCGCCAGCCAGCAGGCCAGCGCCCGGCTGTCGGAAGCGACGCTGAACCGGCGCAAGACGCTTGTCGCCTCGAACTTCGTCTCGGCGCAGGAGATCGACGAGCGCACGGCGGATCTCTCCAACAAGAATGCCGCGGTCAATTCGGGCAAGGCCAATGTCGAGCGGCTGGAAGCACTGGCCGGCTACAAGAAGATCACCGCGCCGTTCGACGGCGTCGTCACCGCACGCGATACCGACGTCGGCGCACTGATCAATGCCGGCGGCGGCTCGGGCCCGGCGATGTTCGTGATCTCGGATATCACCAAGCTGCGCGTCTACGTCAACGTGCCCCAGAACTACGTGCCAGCCATCAAGATCGGCGCCAAGGCCACCATCACGCTGCCGGAATACCCGAACCGGACCTTCCAGGCGACCGTGGAAGCCTCTTCGCAGGCGGTCGATGTCGCCTCCGGCACCACGCGCATGCAGCTCGGGCTCGACAATTCCTCCGGCGAGCTGATGCCCGGCGGCTATGCCAGCGTGAAGCTCAACCTTCAGCGCGACTCGGCGCCGCTCAGCATTCCCGCCAGCGCGCTGATCTTCAACAGCAGCGGCCTGCGCGTTGCGACCGTCGGCCCGGACGACAAGGTGCTGTTCAAGCCCGTGACCATCGCCCGCGATCTCGGCCGCGAGATCGAGCTCGCCTCGGGGATCGCAGCTGATGACCGCGTCATCACGGCACCGCCGGACGGCCTCTCCGACGGGGACGCCGTGCGCGTGGTCGGCGCCAAGGCCAAGCCAGCAACGGCATCGGAGAAGCAGGCGCCGCGGAGCTAA
- a CDS encoding acetyl-CoA acetyltransferase, protein MANTPEDRIPVIVGVGEIVDRPKEITEGLEPLDLLELALRRAEQDAGARLLGEVQSLDVVNFLSWRYRDPEKLLAQRLGVSPAHCYYGPVGGESPIRYIHEAAKRIASGECMVAAICGAEAQSTVTKAERAGVKLPWTPFAHDVEEPKRGAAFQKPLAVKLGVFRPVTVYPFYEAASSAHWGQTPREAMAESGTLWSRYSEAAMQNPNAWLKRRYAPEEITTPTADNRLIAWPYNKLMVANPSVNMGGALLLTSLAKARALGIAEDKLIYPLGGASAEEPRDYLLRDQFYESHPQNAVLNAVMDLAGGDGKKFDAIELYSCFPCVPKMARRTLGLGADVQPTVTGGLTFFGAPLNTYMTHAACAMVRRLRDGASLGLLYGQGGFVTKHHALVVSKTPPREALAQETSVQGEADRNKRAVPEFVTEANGRGKVESFTVLYGRGGDVEHGVVMLRIEDDRRTLARIPARDSASLEHLLNMDRTPVGSIGEITMAADGTPEWRVT, encoded by the coding sequence ATGGCCAATACCCCAGAAGACCGCATCCCCGTCATCGTCGGCGTCGGCGAGATCGTCGACCGCCCAAAGGAGATCACCGAGGGCCTCGAGCCGCTCGACCTGCTCGAACTGGCGTTGCGGCGCGCAGAACAAGATGCCGGCGCAAGGCTGCTCGGCGAGGTGCAATCGCTCGACGTCGTGAACTTCCTGAGCTGGCGCTATCGTGATCCGGAGAAACTTCTGGCGCAACGCCTCGGCGTCTCGCCGGCGCATTGCTATTACGGCCCGGTCGGCGGCGAGAGCCCGATCCGCTACATCCACGAAGCGGCAAAGCGCATCGCCAGCGGCGAATGCATGGTGGCCGCGATCTGCGGCGCCGAGGCGCAATCGACCGTGACCAAAGCGGAACGCGCCGGCGTCAAGCTGCCATGGACGCCGTTCGCCCATGACGTCGAGGAGCCCAAGCGCGGCGCGGCGTTCCAGAAGCCGCTGGCGGTGAAACTCGGCGTGTTTCGTCCCGTCACCGTCTATCCGTTTTACGAAGCCGCCTCCTCCGCCCATTGGGGCCAGACGCCGCGCGAAGCTATGGCGGAATCAGGCACGCTGTGGTCGCGCTATTCCGAGGCCGCCATGCAAAACCCCAACGCTTGGCTGAAGCGACGCTACGCGCCTGAGGAGATCACGACGCCGACAGCCGACAACCGCTTGATCGCCTGGCCCTACAACAAGCTGATGGTGGCGAACCCGAGCGTCAACATGGGCGGCGCGCTGCTGCTCACCAGCCTCGCCAAGGCGCGTGCGCTCGGTATCGCAGAAGACAAGCTGATTTATCCGCTCGGCGGCGCCTCGGCGGAAGAGCCGCGCGATTATCTCCTGCGCGACCAGTTCTATGAAAGCCATCCGCAGAACGCCGTGCTGAACGCGGTGATGGATCTCGCCGGCGGCGACGGCAAGAAGTTCGACGCGATCGAGCTCTATAGCTGCTTCCCCTGCGTGCCCAAGATGGCAAGGCGGACGCTGGGCCTTGGTGCCGACGTGCAGCCGACCGTGACCGGCGGCCTCACCTTCTTCGGCGCGCCGCTCAATACCTATATGACCCATGCGGCCTGCGCGATGGTTCGGCGCCTGCGCGACGGCGCCAGCCTCGGCCTGCTCTACGGCCAGGGCGGCTTCGTCACCAAGCACCATGCGCTGGTGGTGTCGAAGACACCGCCGCGCGAGGCGCTGGCACAGGAGACGAGCGTGCAAGGCGAAGCCGACCGCAACAAGCGCGCCGTGCCGGAATTCGTGACGGAGGCAAACGGCAGGGGCAAGGTCGAGAGCTTCACGGTGCTCTACGGCCGCGGCGGCGATGTCGAGCACGGCGTGGTGATGCTGCGCATCGAGGATGACCGGCGTACGCTGGCGCGGATTCCGGCCCGAGATAGCGCGTCGCTGGAACACTTGCTGAATATGGACAGGACGCCGGTGGGCTCGATTGGTGAGATCACCATGGCAGCCGATGGTACGCCGGAATGGCGGGTAACGTAG
- a CDS encoding nitronate monooxygenase — protein MKSPICDMLGIEFPLLAFSHCRDVVAAVSRAGGFGVLGATVHTPDTLERELKWIDDHVDGNPYGIDVLIPENISTAGEKDVTWKSLEARVPQEHRTYTRELLKKYDIELTTTEVAADQPQPFDGKTALELLEVSFNHPIRLIANALGVPPKAMIEMGKKHRVPVAALVGAKEHALRQVAAGVDILVVQGTEAGGHCGEVSTMVLVPEVIKAIKPIRDVPVLAAGGIMTGRQMAACMAMGAAGTWTGSVWLATVEAETTEIFREKMIAASSRDAVRSRGRTGKPARQLRSVWTDAWDRAPDSPGALPMPLQSVISRDAFNSIDRAAAGGNARARDLVSYFVGQGVGLVDSVKSAGAVVQEFKEDFAEAVEHMNALVAE, from the coding sequence ATGAAATCGCCGATCTGCGACATGCTGGGGATCGAGTTCCCGCTGCTCGCCTTCAGCCATTGCCGCGACGTCGTTGCCGCCGTCAGCCGGGCCGGCGGCTTCGGCGTGCTCGGCGCCACAGTGCACACGCCTGATACGCTCGAACGCGAATTGAAGTGGATCGACGATCACGTCGACGGCAACCCCTACGGCATCGACGTGCTGATCCCCGAGAACATCTCGACCGCGGGCGAGAAGGACGTCACCTGGAAGAGCCTGGAAGCGCGCGTGCCGCAGGAGCATCGCACCTACACACGCGAGCTGCTGAAGAAATACGATATCGAGCTCACGACGACGGAGGTCGCGGCCGACCAGCCGCAACCGTTCGACGGGAAGACAGCGCTGGAGCTGCTCGAAGTCTCCTTCAATCATCCGATCCGCCTGATCGCCAATGCACTCGGCGTGCCGCCGAAGGCGATGATCGAGATGGGCAAGAAGCACCGCGTTCCCGTTGCCGCCCTCGTCGGCGCCAAGGAGCACGCGCTACGCCAGGTCGCGGCCGGTGTCGACATCCTCGTGGTGCAGGGCACCGAAGCCGGCGGCCATTGCGGCGAGGTCTCGACAATGGTGCTGGTGCCCGAGGTGATCAAGGCGATCAAGCCCATCCGCGACGTACCGGTGCTGGCCGCCGGCGGCATCATGACCGGGCGGCAGATGGCGGCCTGCATGGCGATGGGCGCGGCCGGCACCTGGACCGGCTCGGTGTGGCTGGCGACCGTCGAGGCCGAGACCACCGAAATCTTTCGCGAGAAGATGATCGCGGCGTCCTCGCGCGACGCGGTGCGCTCGAGAGGCCGCACCGGCAAGCCGGCGCGGCAGCTCCGCTCGGTCTGGACCGACGCCTGGGACCGCGCGCCTGACAGCCCGGGCGCGCTGCCGATGCCGCTGCAAAGCGTCATCAGCCGCGACGCCTTCAATTCGATCGACCGCGCCGCCGCGGGCGGCAACGCCAGGGCGCGCGACCTCGTCAGCTATTTCGTCGGCCAGGGCGTCGGGCTGGTCGACAGCGTGAAGTCCGCGGGCGCCGTGGTGCAGGAGTTCAAGGAAGATTTCGCCGAAGCCGTCGAGCACATGAATGCGCTGGTGGCGGAGTGA
- a CDS encoding flavin-containing monooxygenase, which translates to MSSAQSNPARAIDAYDVVVVGAGFAGMYMLHRLRRLGFSARVYEQGDGVGGTWYWNRYPGARCDVESMQYSYSFSEELQQEWDWSERYAPQPEILKYANHVADRFDLRRDIQFNTRVERAVFDERAKRWSVTTSDGKTVQAQFVVLATGCLSNARKPDIKGLDDFKGPVYHTGNWPHEDVDFTGLRVGLIGTGSSGIQSAPVIAAQAKHLTVFQRTANFSIPARNAALTDEERSAFRKNYPEIRRFAREVARNGIYAEQPDRGALDDGEDVRLGKYEKRWERGGLTFMYVYNNLGLERSANDTAADFVRGKIAEIVKDPETAKLLQPDSHPIGTKRICIDTDYFATFNRPNVTLVDIKTNPIEEITANAVRVAGKDHEVDALVMATGFDAMTGSVAKIDISGRGGQTLNQKWAEGPKTYLGLMSAGFPNLFIITGPGSPSVLSNMIVSIEQHVDWIADCLVHMRKQGLVTMAAEREAEEKWVAHVNEVAHGTLYPQANSWYMGANIPGKPRIFMPYIGGVGVYRRICDEVAAKGYDGFVMERAEQMQAAAS; encoded by the coding sequence ATGTCGTCAGCGCAATCGAATCCCGCTCGCGCAATCGACGCTTACGACGTGGTCGTCGTCGGCGCGGGCTTTGCCGGCATGTACATGCTGCATCGCTTGCGTAGACTCGGCTTCTCAGCGCGCGTCTATGAGCAGGGCGACGGTGTCGGCGGCACTTGGTACTGGAACCGCTATCCCGGGGCGCGTTGCGACGTCGAGAGCATGCAATATTCCTACTCGTTCTCGGAGGAGCTTCAGCAGGAATGGGACTGGAGCGAACGTTACGCACCGCAGCCCGAGATATTGAAGTACGCCAACCATGTCGCCGACCGTTTCGATCTGCGCCGCGACATCCAGTTCAATACGCGCGTCGAGCGCGCTGTGTTCGACGAGCGCGCAAAGCGATGGTCGGTGACGACCTCCGACGGCAAGACGGTTCAAGCGCAGTTCGTCGTGCTCGCCACCGGCTGCCTCTCGAACGCGCGCAAGCCGGACATCAAGGGACTCGATGATTTCAAGGGCCCCGTCTACCATACCGGAAATTGGCCGCATGAGGATGTCGACTTCACCGGCCTGCGCGTCGGCCTGATCGGCACGGGCTCATCCGGCATCCAGTCGGCGCCCGTCATCGCCGCACAGGCCAAACATCTCACCGTGTTTCAGCGCACGGCGAATTTTTCGATTCCTGCGCGCAACGCCGCCCTGACCGACGAGGAGCGCAGCGCGTTCCGCAAGAACTATCCAGAGATCCGTCGCTTCGCCCGCGAAGTCGCCCGCAACGGCATCTACGCCGAGCAACCCGATCGCGGTGCGCTCGATGACGGCGAGGATGTCCGGCTCGGAAAGTACGAGAAGCGCTGGGAACGCGGCGGGCTGACCTTCATGTATGTCTACAACAATCTCGGCCTCGAGCGTTCCGCGAACGACACCGCCGCCGACTTCGTGCGCGGCAAGATCGCCGAGATCGTCAAGGATCCGGAGACCGCAAAGCTGCTCCAGCCGGACAGCCATCCGATCGGCACCAAGCGCATCTGCATCGACACGGATTACTTTGCGACGTTCAACCGCCCGAACGTGACGCTGGTCGACATCAAGACCAACCCGATCGAGGAGATCACCGCGAACGCGGTTCGCGTCGCAGGCAAGGACCATGAAGTCGACGCGCTCGTGATGGCGACGGGCTTCGACGCCATGACCGGATCGGTCGCGAAGATCGACATCAGCGGGCGGGGCGGCCAGACGCTGAACCAGAAATGGGCGGAGGGGCCGAAGACCTATCTCGGCCTGATGAGCGCGGGCTTTCCCAACCTCTTCATCATCACCGGCCCCGGCAGCCCCTCGGTGCTGTCGAACATGATCGTGTCGATCGAGCAGCATGTCGACTGGATCGCCGACTGCCTCGTCCACATGCGCAAGCAGGGCCTTGTCACGATGGCGGCGGAGAGGGAGGCCGAGGAGAAGTGGGTCGCCCATGTCAATGAGGTCGCCCACGGCACGCTCTATCCGCAGGCTAATTCCTGGTACATGGGCGCCAACATCCCCGGCAAGCCGCGCATCTTCATGCCCTATATCGGCGGCGTCGGCGTCTACCGCCGGATCTGCGACGAGGTCGCCGCGAAGGGATATGACGGGTTCGTGATGGAGCGGGCGGAGCAGATGCAGGCTGCGGCGTCCTAG
- the yghU gene encoding glutathione-dependent disulfide-bond oxidoreductase, whose product MTDTPAYVPPKVWTWNKENGGQFANINRPIAGPTHEKELPVGKHPFQLYSLATPNGVKVTVMLEELLALGHKGAEYDAWLIKIGNGDQFGSGFVDINPNSKIPALMDRSGPEPIRVFESGSILFYLAEKFGAFLPKDIKARTEAMSWLFWQMGSAPYLGGGFGHFYAYAPTKIEYAIDRFAMETKRQLDVLDRRLADNEYLAGKEYTIADMAVWPWYGALAKGLVYGAGEFLSVQDYKNVQRWTDQIAERPAVKRGRMVNRVSGDPASQLHERHDASDFETKTQDKVEAAT is encoded by the coding sequence ATGACCGACACCCCCGCCTACGTGCCGCCCAAGGTCTGGACCTGGAACAAGGAGAATGGCGGGCAGTTCGCCAATATCAACCGTCCCATCGCCGGTCCCACCCATGAGAAGGAGCTGCCGGTCGGAAAACATCCCTTCCAGCTTTACTCGCTGGCGACGCCCAACGGCGTGAAGGTCACGGTGATGCTGGAGGAGCTGCTGGCGCTCGGTCACAAGGGCGCCGAATACGACGCCTGGCTCATCAAGATCGGCAACGGCGACCAGTTCGGCAGCGGCTTCGTCGACATCAATCCCAATTCCAAGATTCCGGCGCTGATGGACCGCTCCGGGCCCGAGCCGATCCGGGTGTTCGAGTCCGGCTCGATCCTGTTCTACCTTGCCGAGAAGTTCGGCGCCTTCCTGCCGAAGGACATCAAGGCCCGCACCGAAGCCATGTCCTGGCTGTTCTGGCAGATGGGCAGCGCCCCCTATCTCGGCGGCGGCTTCGGCCACTTCTATGCCTACGCGCCGACCAAGATCGAATACGCCATCGATCGCTTTGCGATGGAGACCAAGCGCCAGCTTGACGTGCTCGACCGGCGACTCGCCGACAACGAATATCTCGCCGGCAAGGAGTACACCATCGCCGACATGGCGGTGTGGCCCTGGTACGGCGCGCTTGCCAAGGGGCTGGTCTATGGCGCCGGCGAATTCCTCTCGGTGCAGGACTACAAGAACGTGCAGCGCTGGACCGACCAGATCGCCGAGCGTCCGGCCGTGAAGCGCGGCCGCATGGTGAACCGTGTCTCCGGCGATCCCGCCAGCCAGCTCCACGAGCGCCACGACGCGAGCGATTTCGAGACCAAGACGCAGGACAAGGTCGAGGCGGCGACGTAG
- a CDS encoding acyl-CoA dehydrogenase family protein codes for MTKHTYIPRTTNYTLNPGDELNDLRMSDQVRPLYDHVKKFIRDTVEPMSIEFAKAGEGKEDRWSFTPKQLEILEVAKNKAKKEGLWNFFLPDDETGQGLKNLDYAYIASELGKSPLASETMNCSAPDTGNMEVLERVGTKEQKEKWLKPLLNGEIRSAYVMTEPNVASSDAKNISTTAKLVGDEWVINGEKYYISGVGDPRCKILIVMVKTNPDAAPSKQQSQILVPRDTPGVEVLGPMYVFGQDHAPRGHMHMRFNNVRVPKENMLLGEGRGFEISQLRLGPGRIHHCMRTIGKAEKALDLMVQRGLTREAFGKKIAHLGGNMQIIAQARCEIEAMRLMVLKAAKAMDVLGNKEARVWVSMVKAMVPERACKIIDQAIQMHGATGISHWTPLAEMYQDVRHLRFADGPDEVHWMVVGRHELSMA; via the coding sequence ATGACAAAACACACCTACATTCCCCGCACCACCAACTACACCCTCAATCCCGGCGACGAGCTCAACGACCTCCGCATGTCGGACCAGGTCCGGCCGCTCTACGATCACGTCAAGAAGTTCATTCGCGACACCGTCGAACCGATGTCGATCGAGTTCGCCAAGGCCGGCGAAGGCAAAGAGGATCGCTGGAGCTTCACGCCGAAGCAGCTAGAGATTCTCGAAGTCGCCAAGAACAAGGCCAAGAAGGAAGGCCTCTGGAACTTCTTCCTGCCCGACGATGAGACCGGCCAGGGCCTGAAGAATCTCGACTACGCCTATATCGCCTCCGAGCTCGGCAAGAGCCCGCTGGCGTCCGAGACCATGAACTGCTCGGCGCCCGATACCGGCAATATGGAGGTGCTGGAGCGCGTCGGCACCAAGGAGCAGAAGGAGAAGTGGCTGAAGCCGTTGCTCAACGGCGAGATCCGTTCGGCCTATGTCATGACCGAGCCGAACGTCGCCTCCTCCGACGCCAAGAACATCTCGACCACGGCCAAGCTCGTCGGCGACGAATGGGTCATCAACGGCGAGAAGTATTACATCTCCGGTGTCGGCGATCCCCGCTGCAAGATCCTCATCGTGATGGTGAAGACCAATCCGGATGCGGCGCCGAGCAAGCAGCAGTCGCAGATCCTGGTGCCGCGCGACACGCCCGGCGTCGAGGTGCTCGGGCCCATGTACGTGTTCGGCCAGGATCACGCCCCGCGCGGCCACATGCACATGCGCTTCAACAATGTTCGCGTTCCGAAGGAGAACATGCTGCTCGGCGAAGGCCGCGGCTTCGAGATCTCGCAGCTCCGCCTCGGACCTGGGCGCATCCATCACTGCATGCGCACCATCGGCAAGGCCGAGAAGGCGCTCGATCTGATGGTGCAGCGGGGCCTCACCCGCGAGGCCTTCGGCAAGAAGATCGCCCATCTCGGCGGCAACATGCAGATCATCGCGCAAGCGCGCTGCGAGATCGAGGCGATGCGGCTGATGGTGCTGAAGGCGGCCAAGGCCATGGACGTGCTCGGCAACAAGGAGGCCCGCGTCTGGGTCTCCATGGTCAAGGCCATGGTGCCGGAGCGTGCCTGCAAGATCATCGACCAGGCGATCCAGATGCACGGCGCCACCGGCATATCGCACTGGACGCCGCTGGCCGAGATGTATCAGGACGTGCGCCACCTCCGCTTCGCCGACGGTCCGGACGAGGTCCACTGGATGGTGGTCGGCCGCCACGAGCTGAGCATGGCTTGA
- a CDS encoding VOC family protein — protein MFSHVMIGTNDLDKAKGFYDKLLGTLEVRPAMVDGHRIFYMTKTGVFSVSKPINGEPATCANGATIGFACNSPEQVDAWHAAGVAAGAKSIEDPPGVRQGPSGKLYLAYLRDLDGNKICAMHRLPN, from the coding sequence ATGTTCTCACACGTCATGATCGGCACCAACGACCTCGACAAGGCCAAGGGGTTCTACGACAAGCTGCTCGGCACGCTCGAGGTGCGCCCGGCGATGGTCGATGGGCATCGCATTTTCTACATGACCAAGACCGGCGTATTCTCGGTGTCGAAGCCGATCAACGGCGAGCCGGCGACCTGCGCGAACGGCGCCACCATCGGCTTTGCCTGCAATTCGCCCGAGCAGGTCGACGCCTGGCACGCGGCCGGCGTCGCGGCCGGCGCGAAATCGATCGAAGATCCGCCCGGCGTCCGCCAGGGCCCCAGCGGTAAGCTGTATCTCGCCTATTTGCGCGACCTCGACGGCAACAAGATCTGCGCGATGCATCGGCTGCCGAATTAG
- a CDS encoding SDR family NAD(P)-dependent oxidoreductase yields the protein MNLFDLSGRVAVITGGNGGIGLGIAQALAAQGCNVSIWGRNADKNKAAAASLAGLSGKVETRVCDVTDPASVNAAMKATLESLGRVDGCFANAGIGGGGRRSFIERTEEEWRTMFSTNLDGVFHAFQAAAKHMTERANAGDPFGRLVATSSLASIFGTARNEHYAATKAAINALVRALGVELARHGVTANAILPGWIKSDMTAGLMANDKFVANVMPRIPVRRFGEASDFGGIAVYLMSKASSYHTADTFVIDGGYTAF from the coding sequence ATGAACCTTTTCGACCTTTCCGGCCGCGTCGCCGTGATCACCGGCGGCAATGGCGGCATCGGGCTCGGCATCGCGCAGGCGCTCGCCGCCCAGGGCTGCAATGTCTCGATCTGGGGCCGCAATGCGGACAAGAACAAGGCTGCTGCCGCAAGCCTGGCCGGGCTGTCAGGCAAGGTCGAGACCCGCGTCTGCGACGTCACCGATCCCGCCTCGGTCAATGCCGCCATGAAGGCCACGCTCGAATCCCTCGGCCGGGTCGACGGCTGCTTCGCCAACGCCGGCATCGGCGGCGGCGGAAGGCGGTCCTTCATCGAGCGCACCGAAGAGGAATGGCGCACGATGTTCTCCACCAATCTCGACGGTGTGTTCCACGCGTTCCAGGCGGCCGCGAAGCACATGACCGAGCGGGCCAATGCCGGCGATCCCTTCGGCCGGCTGGTTGCGACATCGAGCCTCGCCTCGATCTTCGGTACCGCGCGCAACGAGCACTATGCCGCGACCAAGGCCGCCATCAACGCGCTGGTGCGCGCGCTCGGCGTCGAGCTGGCGCGTCACGGCGTCACCGCGAACGCGATCCTGCCCGGCTGGATCAAGAGCGACATGACCGCAGGGCTCATGGCCAACGACAAATTCGTCGCTAACGTGATGCCGCGCATCCCGGTCCGGCGCTTCGGCGAAGCCTCAGATTTCGGCGGCATTGCCGTTTATCTGATGAGCAAGGCGTCGTCATATCATACGGCCGACACGTTCGTGATCGACGGTGGCTATACGGCGTTCTGA
- a CDS encoding enoyl-CoA hydratase/isomerase, which translates to MQFKHVTLDFDGAVAILKLDHQEVMNAVSVDMLGGLAEALDTIEEKKDEVRCVVLTGAGRAFCTGANLQGRNNQSKKTKAGLTLETGFHPFLRRIRNLHCPIVTAVNGPAAGAGMSFALLGDMILCARSSYFLQAFRRIGLVPDCGSTWLLPRLVGRARSIELSLMGERLPAEKALEWGLVNRVYDDGVLMEEAMKLARELASGPTVALSLIRKLYWDSPENSFEDQLNLEFQCQLRAGDSQDFREGVGAFLEKRPAQFKGK; encoded by the coding sequence ATGCAATTCAAACACGTCACGCTCGATTTTGATGGGGCGGTCGCAATCCTCAAGCTCGACCATCAGGAGGTGATGAACGCGGTCTCCGTGGACATGCTGGGCGGCCTCGCCGAAGCGCTCGATACGATCGAGGAGAAGAAGGACGAGGTGCGCTGCGTCGTCCTGACCGGCGCGGGCCGGGCGTTCTGCACCGGCGCGAACCTTCAAGGGCGCAACAACCAGTCGAAAAAGACCAAGGCCGGTCTGACGCTGGAGACCGGCTTCCATCCCTTCCTGCGCCGCATCCGCAATCTGCATTGCCCGATCGTGACCGCGGTCAACGGTCCCGCGGCCGGCGCCGGCATGAGCTTCGCACTGCTCGGCGACATGATTTTATGCGCGCGGTCCTCCTACTTTCTTCAAGCCTTCCGCCGCATCGGCCTCGTGCCGGATTGCGGTTCGACCTGGCTCCTGCCGCGTCTCGTCGGCCGGGCCCGCTCGATCGAATTGTCGCTGATGGGCGAGCGGCTGCCGGCCGAGAAGGCGCTGGAATGGGGCCTCGTCAACCGCGTCTATGATGACGGCGTGCTGATGGAGGAGGCGATGAAACTCGCGCGCGAGCTCGCGAGCGGCCCCACGGTCGCACTGTCGCTGATCCGCAAGCTCTATTGGGATAGCCCGGAAAACTCCTTCGAGGATCAGCTCAATCTCGAATTCCAGTGCCAGCTTCGCGCCGGCGACAGCCAGGATTTCCGCGAGGGCGTCGGCGCCTTCCTGGAGAAGCGCCCCGCGCAGTTCAAGGGCAAATGA
- a CDS encoding phosphotransferase family protein — translation MIEAELSRSVARWYPGASGVTGAAKLSGGASQETWRFDIVHPDGAIGAILRRSPKGYGAAPTRAAGLAAEAQLMQLAFEAGLPSPRVMHVLTPEDDLGTGFIMQRVEGETIARKILRDEEYAAARPLLARQIGGVLAGLHRLPKDKLPELRSRSATQEIAEFERDYRSLNWPKPVFELALRWLRDHDPGPSAETTLVHGDFRNGNLIIGADGVRAVLDWELAHLGDPMEDLGWVCVNSWRFGEIDKPVGGFGTREELFAGYEAAGRNVDPARVKFWEVMGTLRWGIMCGGMMQRFREGPDHSMERAMIGRRASETEIDLLRLLAPRGS, via the coding sequence ATGATCGAGGCGGAGCTCTCGCGCAGTGTCGCGCGCTGGTACCCGGGGGCGAGCGGCGTCACAGGCGCCGCAAAGCTGTCCGGCGGCGCCAGCCAGGAAACCTGGCGCTTCGACATCGTGCATCCCGATGGCGCGATCGGCGCGATCCTGCGCCGCTCGCCGAAGGGTTATGGCGCAGCTCCAACCCGCGCGGCAGGACTTGCCGCGGAAGCGCAGCTGATGCAGCTCGCCTTTGAGGCCGGCCTGCCGTCGCCGCGCGTCATGCATGTGCTGACGCCGGAGGACGACCTCGGCACCGGCTTCATCATGCAGCGGGTCGAGGGCGAGACCATCGCACGCAAGATCCTGCGTGATGAGGAGTATGCAGCGGCGCGGCCATTGCTTGCGCGGCAGATCGGCGGCGTGCTCGCCGGGCTGCACAGATTGCCGAAGGACAAATTGCCAGAGCTGCGCAGCCGCAGCGCGACGCAGGAGATCGCCGAGTTCGAGCGCGACTATCGCAGCCTGAACTGGCCCAAGCCCGTGTTTGAACTGGCGCTGCGTTGGCTGCGCGACCACGACCCCGGCCCCTCGGCGGAGACGACGCTGGTGCATGGCGATTTCCGCAACGGCAATCTCATCATCGGTGCCGACGGCGTCCGTGCCGTGCTCGACTGGGAGCTCGCCCATCTCGGCGATCCCATGGAGGATCTCGGCTGGGTCTGCGTGAATTCCTGGCGCTTCGGCGAGATCGACAAGCCGGTCGGCGGTTTTGGCACGCGCGAGGAATTGTTCGCGGGCTATGAGGCCGCGGGCCGCAACGTCGATCCTGCGCGCGTGAAATTCTGGGAAGTGATGGGCACGCTGCGTTGGGGCATCATGTGCGGCGGCATGATGCAGCGGTTTCGCGAGGGGCCGGACCATTCCATGGAGCGCGCCATGATCGGCCGCCGCGCCTCCGAGACCGAGATCGATCTGTTGCGGCTGCTCGCGCCGCGCGGGAGCTGA